In the Zingiber officinale cultivar Zhangliang chromosome 5A, Zo_v1.1, whole genome shotgun sequence genome, TTGATCGGTCGCTTGATCTAATCAGCCGCTCTACTCGCTCGGTTGATCTGCTTGCACGAACCTCCTGCTCGGTCGACCTGCCCACCTGATCTCTCAGCCCGCTTTGTCTCCACTGTGCAGACTGCCTTCAGCACTTGGCAGAAACCAATCCCGTTGACAGCATGAGATTATCTGCTAAGGTCATCTTGACAGATAAATGAATTTTGTTCAgtgtaatttaaattcaactaataccctGAAACCGATTGTGTTAGCCAACAATCCAATCACTGACTCTGCTTACCAGCCTCCAGCGTGTAATAAGAATAGATTTATAAATAGCCTTGGGctagaattgaacccaagaccttttATTTAAGATTAGTTGAAGTTGTCATTGGGGTGGTGGTAATGCATCACATTAGGAATATAAAACAATTGATTATAAATAGATTTTGTGTGAAAAAGTACTTCAACTTCCACctagtataaaagggaaaaaagatatgaaaacctagcttttcatcttcctctttccTCCCTAGTCGAATTTCCTCTCCTTCCCTTTgcaattttcggccaagaaccctagggttccacgTTTTCAAGAttttcaaggggagaatctaagaggagaaTTCTCCCAAGGAAGTGGAACATGTGGGAAGGTCTATTCGGAGGATGAGGCATACAAGAGAGGTCGTTCTCCCTAACCCTTACGGTGTAAGAGTAAGAAAtagcaaaaggatgtaagtatctctcacctgcagtatgagttgctccgatgttacatgttatgatatgtcttTAAGCATGTTAAGGAAGATACAAGTTATGATATGTTTATTGTATGTTAAAGCAGATAAACGCTATGATATGTAAGAGACCCCccaaagttttgggattaagagcgtgtttagagtatcttgaattgcttcccatttagttttggagctaagaagcatattcaagtgctctaaagtgcttccctataagtgtgggggattaagcgcacataggGTGCTtatttaaatgacaagtaagtgcaaagtataagaaagcgatatttaaagaaagtattttactttgatgTGGCATTGtattggacacaaggtccatgggtgggctcctagatcgcctctAGGCCCCTaaatcgcctagtagtaccttaataggtttgtGATtaactacctcggatcttattaagggtgcgtgcaaagtggtacaatgccgggcccaaagcaggttgattattatttttaagtgaaAACATTCTTAAATTTGGGAATTAAAGACTATAAGGTGCAGTTTTGATGAACTCTATTGTATGACAAGGTTTATGATTTTCATTACTTCTTTTCAATACAAACATGGTTTTATGTTGACATCTCATAAtaatcttatttaaaaatgttgatGTTTGCATGATGAGTCTATTTAAAAATACATGCCATGTACATATTTCCAAATTATGGGTTTTAGCATGAGTAATTATTGAGTGCATGTTTTGTATTTCTTCAAACAGTTTTGCAAAGcatgtttttcctttttaatgcattgttttgtgagtagatggtacttactaagcattcacttACAGAATTGcatttcttatactgcagataaaggtaaagaaaagcTCGAGTAAGAGGAGGCAGTAGGAGCGGTGtctgggtgtgtgtgtgtgtgtgccggAATAGTGGAAGAAGATCGTGGGATTTGTGATAATGTATTTTCTTATCTCAGCTTTACCTAAACATTAGTAAAAATCATGTATGATGAATTTACAGTTTAGTAGTATAACCTAAACTCATTCATCCTTTCTtgttagattttattttaaagtgtgGTATAGCACTTTGTTGGGCTTCATTCTTTATCATCAACTATTTCACAGGGATTAAAGATGCTTtgtgattatttttttttgtgactTGTATTTATGAAATTGTTGGACAAATCATTCATTTTGTTACCATTAATAGTGAGACTACAAAGCGGCCTCTTCTTGCTTGTGCATCTGTTCACCTAAAACATAAGGGGTTCTTGAAGTATACAAATGAAATATCATCGTTGAGCCAACGTATTCTATTGTCCGGTCCACTAGGTTCGCATTTTTTTCTTCTGATGTTTAGTGTTTATACCACATGTTTTGGATGTCCAACTAACACATGCATGTTCTGCCAATCCATGGATAGGATCTGAAATCTATCAGGAAACTCTGGTAAAGGCTCTTGCTAAGGAGTTTGGTGCTAGAGTGCTCATTGTAGATTGTCTCACATTATTCGGTGTAAGCATCTCCCATTGATTTTCTATTTGTGATTCAGTCCTGCTCTTAGTGTCTTGTACTTACATTATTTATGTGAATGTTCACTTATTCTTACCTAACCAGGCTCTGTTTAGAGTCTAGCATTAAAAGGATAATTCAACTAGAGTTTCTAATGGAATACTTGATGTTTCTGGCAATTTGTTTCAGGGATCATCTTCAAATGCTGAGTCCTTTAAGGAAGCTATGAAACTTGATAAGGCAagtcttcttgacaaacaacatgcTGGATTATCTGCTTGTTTGCAACACAAGAGACCAGTTTCTAGTGTTGAGGCTGATATTATGGAGGCATCTGCATTTGATCACGGATCTCTATCTAAGCAAGATGCTCTTGCTTCCTCTTTGAAATTCTACCCTTACAAGAAAGgtaattttttcttaaaattttaaatttacggTCACAGCATTTCAAGTTTTGAGACAATCATTTCATTCCATTGCCCATAATAATGAATGTTTTAATCATCTAGGTGACAGAGTGAAGTATGTAGGTCCATCACAATCATCAGAAGTTCCTCAGGGTCCAAGGTTTGTGTTTTTCATGCTCTAATGGATTTTTGGTTAAACTATATTCTCTATTGTGCTTCTGCTTAGGTTGTTTTTTACCTTGTTTATTGTTATCTTAAATTTCCTTTTGGGATAAGTATGTTTCTTGGTCCTATGCCTTCTGCTGAAGGGATTGCTGCTTTTTTCCCCTCAAGTGTTTATATTTTGGCATCgaataaacaatttaaagaacatgtaatgCAATGTTGCTTCACACATTTCTTTTATCAAACTGAGATGAGTAAGCTGATGCATCTTAATTGTTGGATTCAGGACAGAATGCTGTATATTGCTCATTTGTTCAGGATGATAAACTCAGGCATCTATCATCAACTCAATCAGCCTAATTATAGAAATGATTTCCATCCAAGATActattaaaatttttactttagTTTGTGTTCATCTGGATGTGCTAATTAACAAATCTGGTTGGCTTCACATTTATATCTTGGCAATGATAATTTAAGAGCTAAGCTCCTTTTATTATTCTCTCCCATTTTGATTACATGCAGAGGCCCGAATTATGGTTATCGTggaaaagtattacttgtttttGAAGAAAATTTATCTGCCAAGGTTGGAGTTAGATTTGATAAGCATATTCCTGAAGGCAATGACCTTGGGGGCCTTTGTGAAGAACACCATGGTTTCTTCTGTGTTGGTATATGTCCTGCATCCAGCTAAATTTTGTTGCATAGTTGATTTTATGTAGATTTTACCAAAAAAATATTAATGAAACTCCTGGTATCTTCTACTTTTTTCGCTGATTCAGCGGATGCACTCCGGCTAGATATTTCTTCACGGGAGGATTCAGGAAGATCAGCCATAAATGAATTATTTGAGGTGGCTCCTAATTTCTGGAGTGGTAGTTTCTTGTCTATTCctttactgatttttttttttatatacaggTTATATCTGAAGAATGTCAGCGTGGTCCTTTAATAGTCTTCTTGAAAGACATTGATAAATCTGTTGCTGGCGGTGTAGATTCATACGTTACTATGAAGGTTAGGATGGACTCTTTGTCGCCAGGTGTTCTTATTGTTTGCTCGAATACCCAGGTGGATAGCCGCAAAGAGAAGGTAGGTTTTTGTGGTTACTTGTGTGATTATTTAACTGCATCACCTGACAATGTTAACTCTGTATACATGGCAGTCACATCCTGGTGGTCTTCTTTTCACAAAATTGGGAGGCAACCAAACTACACTATTTGATTTTGCCTTGCCGGTATGATTTTCCTtcaacaaaaattttgtacatgttGTTATTGGGCATTATATGTACGTAGTTCATGGCATTTTGTAGGATTGCCAAAGGTTTCATATGCTCATGGGAATCTCATTCATGCAACCCATGAGCATCTTATTAACACCAAAATTTTGATAATCTCACATTTGCTCTACTTGGAACTGTTAATTCATTTTAATAAAATAGTCTCCTCTTTCTATTGAAGGGGAGtcttggtgcaacggtaaagttgttgctttgtgacctaaaggtcacgggttcgtatatgaaaataacttcttgcaaaaagcagagtaaagctgcgtacaatggatccttcctggGATCACGTATGGTGGGAGCTTCCCCCTTTTTTTTAGTCTCCTCTTtctattatatatttattatatattaataatatACATATTTATATTATATCTAGCCACATACACATAATATACTGATGGTAGGAGTCTGCTTTCTGCATACTTTGAGAACTTTTCCCTCTGAGGTTTTTCTCATTTAGCCACATACACATTTTCTTGTTTTCTAACTTTTAACTTGGTGAAATGCCAGGATTGCTTCAGTAGGCTGCATGAGAGAagcaaagaaaattcaaaaacagTAAAGCAACTCACAAAACTTTTTCCTAATAGGATCATCATCCAGCCACCGCAGGTATATTGGTTTAAAGATTTGCTGTGCTAATTCTAAAGAAATTTTTCTTCCACTTTGGGCATAAAATCATTTATGTTTAAAATTGTCAGGATGAAGGTAAAGTTCTTGAATGGAAGAAGATATTGGACAATGATGTTGAAACACTTAAGGCCAAGTCCAACATTCAGAGCATCCGTTCTGTAAGTTATTATTTTGGGCAAGATCCTATAACTTTTTAACAAACAATTTATATGCCTTATTTtcctttaatttttgttttatcaAAGTTTTTGTATTATACAGCTATATTTTAAAGGAATTTTCATGGATGTTAGATATGCCTTTCTACGTCATCATGGAAGAATAAGATGCGTAGCCATCCCCAAATACCTGGGATGTGTGGCCAACTTGTGATTGCTAATTGTTATTGTGTCATTGTAATCCTGAAGTTGTTTGCATCCAACATCTATGCAGATTGCAGAACAATTTGTCTCCTCTGTATACCTTAAAAGCATTAGGAACTTAAGATTCTGCTGAAGAGTTGTACCAAAGCATCAACTCTTCAGAGGTGATCTATAATTTGATAGACCTTATGTAGGTCCTCCATTTCTGACTCCATTCTGCTTGCTGTCATCCTTCATGCTTTCCCTTCCCTGCATTGCTGCTATTTGGATAGGAATATGTGCTTTCCTTATCCCTCAAGCAGTTTTGAGGTTGCACGAGTCTTACTGagaaaatccagatccaattTAATTTCTTGTCCAGTGACCTTAATGAAAGTTCATTGTGGATGAAGTTCTATTGTTTAGGATGTGTAGATGTTTTCATAAATCCTTGTGGGAAGTCATAATATCTATCTATCTCTCTATATGGAGATTTCAATTGGCTATACTTAATGATTTCATCAATACTAATTTCATCTCCTAGAATTACAATTCCCACCAGTTTTAGTGTTTTAAGTATGCCGACTGTTATGTTAAATTTTCTCAAATTGGCATTTGCAGATGACATTtctgaattaaaataaaaaatctgaCCTGTTTGTCAGCAgttaattttacatttttataagtTGTCTTGACAACTTATTGAAATTTCCAGTGTCAAGACAACTTATTGAATTTTTCAATAAGTTGTCTTGACACTTGGAAATTAAGTCAATAAACTAGCATTTGCCTGTATACATGAAGCTACTCGATTTCACAAGTATTGTTATACTTTTGTCAAAAAGTGAAGCTGTTTTTCCATTTAGATATTACAATTATTATTGCTGTCAAGCATTTAACTCTCGAACACCTAGGCCATCTAATATTAGCTTCATGCTCATTTTGTTGTACTTTTGAACTTTTATCAACCAATGTGTTTAATGCCTGTTGATATTTAGCCTATCATATTGTGTATGATCATCATGAAAACTGAAGACCAAAAGGTTCCTCAGATTGATATCAAGGTATGAAGGAAAGATGGAGAAACTAATTAAAGAAGATTACAATTAGCTTAGATACATACATGGAAGTGGTGGTGGGTTTGAAATCTAATCAAGGTTAAGAAAGAAGATTGAAGAGAATGAAAATGTGTGCATTGCAGGATATGGTTCATCTTTGTGATATTTGATGATCTTGGATAGTTGGATTATTGCCATGAAGTAAATTGTTGGAAGATCTGGGAAATTTTTCTATGAAGAACACAAAATGATCTGGATGTTTGTCTGAGTTTTATTTATAGCTAAATGGTTGGACCCTCCCTCTGAAAGATAAAATGGGTTAAACAGATAGAAAGGTTCTTGCTATTGTTTGTTTATACATTGCTCGGGTTTAATACAGTATTTTGCATCTTATACATTGCTTGGGTTTCATACTGAATTCATATAATTATTATCTGTTGTTGACTCTATGTTAGTTGTATTATTTGTTGCACCTTCTACTCTGACATTTTCTACAAATTTCTAGTTTTTGAATCGCATTGGATTTGAATGCAATGAGCTTGACCAGATCTGCATAAAGGATCAAACACTTTCAAGTGAAAGTGAGTGTCTTTTTTATATTCGAAATTCTTTCACCAGTTTTTAGTTCCTTCagattatcttcaatctgatatcTTTTCAGGTGTTGATAGAATAATTGGTTTTGCCCTTAGCCACCACCTGAATAACAACACGTTTGAAGCATCTCCAAAGAAAACTAAGCTGGTTCTTTCAAGTGAAAGGTGTCTTTATTGTTTTCACATTGCATTAGATTCCAAGAATTATTTGCCTGACTGTTATTGGTGTTATGAACCTTCAGCGTCCAATATGGTCTGTCTGTGTTGCAAAACCTTCAAAGTGATTCCAAGGGTACAAAGAAATCACTTAAAGTGAGATGACTAGCTCTCTTTATGctttttttttcaaagatattATTTGCATGTCTCTTCTTGCTGATGCAATTTATcaagctaaatgcctttattccTTCACTATGTTAATCTAAACTGATGAAATATTTGATGAGGTGTTATTTTTGATGGCATTTAACGCTCAAATCTTTCTCCCATATGATGGCCAATATTTGAGTTGTCTTTCCTGAGGTCTCTCTTCTATTTCAGGATGTGGTTacggaaaatgaatttgaaaaacGACTTCTTGCTGATGTCATTCCTCCAAATGATATTGGTGTAACATTCGATGATATTGGAGCTTTAGAGAATGTGAAGGACACATTGAAGGAGTTGGTGATGCTTCCATTGCAAAGACCAGAATTGTTCTGCAGAGGGCAATTGACAAaggtgttattttattttaattattattattattattattattattaacttttagcaaattaagaattcTTATAGTCCATATCactttttgttttcttctataatccATACTTGCTCTTTTTCATTTATGTCATCCTTCTTTTACTCAATTGTTATGTGATAGAGACTGATGATGAATCGGAAATCAAGAAACCTATATAAACAATCATGGATTTCTATGAAAAAGATGAAGATATCATGATTTGATAAGTCAATACTTTTCCCAGCTTCAAAACTTATGCTGTTATGTTATCGGTGAGCTCAATAGAGTACCTTATATGCTAACATTCCCCTTCAGATCTTGGTGGGTGACTACTAGCTGCAATGGCCTAAATTATACATGCGAACAAACTAAATTTAACTAGCAGTATCTTCTTAGGCTAGCAAGATCCCAAGTCTGGAACCCTTTCAATTTTCATGAATCCAAAAAGCTTAAAATTCCCATTTATACTTTTATATTCTCAATAAAGGTCGTGCCAGTTTAGATAATTATCTTGTTAGCACGATTTAAATACATTAAactttgtattcttgtatttgatAATTTTCCATGCCAATTTTGTAATTTGTGTTCACATATATATTTGTTAGTTTTGTCTTACTGATAGGAATATTTGTCATAGCCATGTAAGGGGATACTGCTCTTTGGTCCTCCTGGGACTGGGAAAACAATGCTTGCTAAAGCTGTTGCAACTGAAGCTGGTGCCAACTTCATCAATGTATCGATGTCAAGCATAAGCTCAAAGGTTGACTTTAAAACTATAATATTCTAAACTttacaatttttttaatgttCTGGCCATTTCTAAATCTTTCTTTGAAACAGTGGTTTGGTGAAGGGGAGAAATATGTAAAAGCAGTCTTTTCCCTAGCAAGTAAAATTGCTCCTAGTGTTGTTTTTGTGGACGAGGTTAGTCAAGTTTGCTTTTGTTTCTTCACTTGTTATGCTACTCTTAGCTGCTGAAATCATTCTCCATGGAACAAAAATTGTTGATCTTCTTTCTGCTCTTCCTCTAACTAAAAATTTCTCATTCTTACTGCTTTTAGGTTGATAGCATGCTTGGGAGGCGTGAAAATCCTGGAGAACATGAAGCCATGCGGAAGATGAAAAATGAGTTTATGGTCAATTGGGATGGTTTACGCACTAAAGATAAGGAACGTGTTTTGGTGTTAGCTGCAACTAATAGGCCATTTGACCTTGATGAGGCTGTCATAAGGCGGCTCCCACGAAGGTAAAATTAGCACACTTTTCTGCTATGTAATGAATAAGCTTTTTCATCTCATATTTTTACTCGGTCCACAGATTAATGGTAAACCTTCCAGATTGTCACAATAGAGAAAAAATACTCAAGGTAATATTGGCAAGAGAAGATTTAGCTCCAGATACCAATATGGAAGTTCTTGCAAGTATGACTGATGGGTATTCAGGAAGTGATCTTAAGGTCTGTTTTTGCTAGTGTCTACTGCGGTGGTTGttggaattttgatttttctttttcttcattttatgGATAGAAATACTAACGTTGTAGAACTTGTTTATCTCAGAATCTTTGTGTCGCTGCAGCACATCGCCCCATTAGAGAGATTCTTGAAAAGGAAAGAAAGGTGCGTTAAAACTGACAAGAACTTGGTTTCAAACTATTTTTGCTTTTTTTTGCTCTAGACTTTTTATTCATCTCAATTGCAACCAGTTTTTCTTGATCTTGACATACTTTTGTCCTGTGCTTTTGCACCTTGAATCTCCATGCTTGATTGCCCGAATAATGCCTCTGTTCTTCTTAAACTAATTTGTCTTTTGAAGGCTTCACATATTTGATTTTGGATTAAAGATAAAATGCAAACTTTCAGCAGGAAGTGGTTTCTTGTAATCTTACATACGTTCCACATTTTGGTGTAGATTAGATCTTGAATTTGTTTTTCATTCACCCAAAATGCAGAACTTCGTATGATGATACAAAATTCTGTTTGACAAGGTGTTTGATTATGTTTTTTTCCATAAACTTTAAAACATTTGGTTTGATGTATGTAATTCAGAAATATATTCCTTAGAGCGACTTGGATTTCAGTTCACCACTGGATAATCAACTATCTCTTGCCTACTATATTATAAGGATTCCTTCGGCTGTTGATTGCCACTTCATCCTTTTCCTCCTGAAATTATGTGGTTATACCACCTCCTTTTTTCAGTTTCTTTCTCACGGCAAATTCTTTTGATGCATGCTGTATTAATTCTGCTCAAAAGCATGCAATTCTGCAGGAGAAAGATGTTGCATTAGCTGAGGGTAGACCCTTACCTGTCTTGCACAGTAGTGATGATGTTCGTGCTCTAAGAATGGACGACTTTAGACACGCACATGAACAGGTAATTTTTTCGATATGTTCTGTGTGCTCTCAATTTTGTTAAACCGTGGTCACTTGATCTTTAACCGGTTTAATCATTCTCTCTAAAAGCTATAGCTCCCTTTTGTTTTCCTGTGGTATGACATGATCTTATCGTTACCTTTTCGCTGATTTGCGAAACTAATGTATGGATGTTCCTCCTATGATTGTGGATCGTAGGTTTGTGCTA is a window encoding:
- the LOC121980061 gene encoding cell division control protein 48-like yields the protein FFVTCIYEIVGQIIHFVTINSETTKRPLLACASVHLKHKGFLKYTNEISSLSQRILLSGPLGSEIYQETLVKALAKEFGARVLIVDCLTLFGGSSSNAESFKEAMKLDKASLLDKQHAGLSACLQHKRPVSSVEADIMEASAFDHGSLSKQDALASSLKFYPYKKGDRVKYVGPSQSSEVPQGPRGPNYGYRGKVLLVFEENLSAKVGVRFDKHIPEGNDLGGLCEEHHGFFCVADALRLDISSREDSGRSAINELFEVISEECQRGPLIVFLKDIDKSVAGGVDSYVTMKVRMDSLSPGVLIVCSNTQVDSRKEKSHPGGLLFTKLGGNQTTLFDFALPDCFSRLHERSKENSKTVKQLTKLFPNRIIIQPPQDEGKVLEWKKILDNDVETLKAKSNIQSIRSFLNRIGFECNELDQICIKDQTLSSESVDRIIGFALSHHLNNNTFEASPKKTKLVLSSESVQYGLSVLQNLQSDSKGTKKSLKDVVTENEFEKRLLADVIPPNDIGVTFDDIGALENVKDTLKELVMLPLQRPELFCRGQLTKPCKGILLFGPPGTGKTMLAKAVATEAGANFINVSMSSISSKWFGEGEKYVKAVFSLASKIAPSVVFVDEVDSMLGRRENPGEHEAMRKMKNEFMVNWDGLRTKDKERVLVLAATNRPFDLDEAVIRRLPRRLMVNLPDCHNREKILKVILAREDLAPDTNMEVLASMTDGYSGSDLKNLCVAAAHRPIREILEKERKEKDVALAEGRPLPVLHSSDDVRALRMDDFRHAHEQVCASVSSESSNMSELLQWNELYGEGGSRKKKPLSYFM